From Quercus robur chromosome 8, dhQueRobu3.1, whole genome shotgun sequence:
attaatttaggccacatggatattaatttaatattatttattcttgtCGTTTGTCACGTCAGCTTTTTCCGTTTATGatgtaacggtagggaccaaaacgGGAAGTATTTTTCAGGATAGGAACTAAACgcgataaaaataaaatgtaagaactaaaatgagaatcgcctgaaaatgtaAGAATTAAAAGGTGCTTTTCGTCAAAGATTTACTATCAATTCAATTCATCAACCCTTGAAAAATTAACCCGAGTGTCGGTAGGATTTGATTACATCGAAATTTATCGAATCGGCGGGTTAAAACTTTTAACTTGAAAGCAGGCCCCTTCAAAAGTCTGCTTCATGATAAAACGAATAATAGCAACCCCACCTATCATTTCTTTATCCATTTGTCATACCCACTAGTGTCCGAATTGGCTCCATTATTGTTTTTGTCTGTTCTGAGTGGCCGAATGAGCTAAGCAAATGGTTTTGGAGTCCAAATACCAGGGTTTTCCCCCAAACTGCTGGCAAAACTGCCTATAGTTTTGCTCCCAAAACCTTCTCACCTGCCACTATCTTCACACATTATATAAGATCCATTTCCTTACATTGGGCACCATCAAAATTCGAAACCCAAAATCTATTTTACATCTTCCGAACTTCCAAATTCCCATTTATTTTAGATCCAATTTAGAGCAAGAAAGCAGTATGAGTGCAGCAAGTAAAGCTTCTTGGATGGTGGCAGCTAGTATTGGTGCAGTTGAGGCCTTGAAAGACCAAGGTGTTTGTAGATGGAACTATCCTCTAAGGTCACTTCACCAGCATGCGAAGAACAATATCAGATCATACTATCAAGCCAAGAAACTCTCAGCTCAGTCTTCCTCGGCTATATCTAGTAAAGTGAACAACGAGAAGCTAAAGCAGAGTGAAGAGTCTTTGAGAAAAGTCATGTATTTGAGTTGTTGGGGTCCTAACTGATCCCCCCTACACTTCTTGTAAATATATGGCCAAGTTTTGAATCAATATAAATTGCTTCATCCCAAATTTTTGTCTGTTATACTTATCCCAACCAATTTCATTTCACTAATGGTCGATTTAGGACAGCAGTCGGAGCTTTTAAGTATTCAACTTTTATAGTCATTTTTGCCGAGAATTGCTAATACCTGTATATTTGTGACATgttcctctttgtttttatCTTCGTTTTTTATGGGTATATTTGGGTTATAGAATGAATTGAATTTGGTCGGATTTGAACTGGATAAAGCTGAACTGATAGAGATTcaaatgatttttgtttagCCATTTTAATGTACCTGATAAAAGAAACGTGATAAAatctttctttgatttctacCGGTGAAAATAAATTGCAATCGAAAAATGTAAAGGGGGTTTTCTGTAGAGTTCTGGATGAGTTTCACAATGGCAAGAAGcagataattattttatgaaaatagcCACCTTGTCCGTCATCAttgtttagcaaaaaagaaagaaaggacaAGGGTATCGCATTTGCTTTCTTGAAGGATAGCACCTATTGAATGTTAGTAGactttagaaaattcaacacaTTTTCCGTTTTGAAAGAAAGGAGCTCATAAAAATTTGGGGCGAAAAgcaagaatataaaattttaattataattttttgtattacttaaggaaaaaaattggagGGCCATCCTGTGGATGGAACCAGAATTTTGCCTTTGAGAAGGTcaaaacaagaacaacaaattttgataattcaattaagaaataattaagattcaaaaacaaattaattcatGAAATATAAATATAGTATCTATTTAGCATtcacaaaatataaacaaaaaaaataaaacaatggtTTCTTAATACATTTCAACTCAatcatttataatataataaattggaATTGGAAGTTCttttaaattctcaaaatcatatttgattaactttgtattaaaattttcaacaacTTCTCTTTTGATGTACTACAAAATCAACGAATCGTTAAAATATTATTGCAAAAGttagttttgataatatttATGAGTGAAAATGTTTGTTCCATATTTGCAATAGAAATTGTAAGAATAAATACTAATGCAACCactttgaaaatatattaataatttattgattttcaaTTCCCAAGTAGCCATTGGCATgatttaaaaagtattttaaatttttttttgaagtgcaaATGTACAACTACATATGCTTATAATGGTgaagtttcattttcaatactagtttttttttttttttttttttcataatttgtgaATTCTTGCAAATAAAACTTATTAACTGGTAAACAAATATTATCAATTCTTATAAGATTCATGTACCTCTCAGAAATTCAAAGTTAAGAATAAGCCTATGTTTACTATACAGGAGATTTAAATCTGGTAATTGAGAATTTACTACAAcataaaaatctaataaataataatacacAATTATAAAGTCATTTTACTCATTGGAGAaaaataagtgttaaacaatcCTTTGAGTGGAGTTAGATAGCACATCAACACCCATACATcaaaattctaaacttttaatttttggtcctaaataagtaaataaccaAATATCAAATGAAATCatagtttttatatataaagaaaagtttatatatatatacacacgcgCACACAGATATAGTTCTATTagtaaaaatagatttttttttttttttcaaaagagagCAACGGATCATATATATGAGTTAGGTGGACACTTCAattcttttggtttttgagggactaatttccaattttggggggggggggggagggggagagTATGAATTTTCAATCGAAATCTCTATCAAACTACATTGTTGTAccagtattattattattgtagggacaagaggcccaaaaatacatgttgggccttgggcttagcCGAAGAGGCTCAGTGGTCTGAGGACAGATCAACAGTAAGGAAGATTTAAGACTTTGAAATTCACGAGCAAGCTATGACTGTGAAAGACAGGGGAAGTATGTCAAGGAGGAGCAACTCCTCAACTAACAAAGTGGAGGTCATAAAGTGTGTTATGTCGTCCAAGGTGACATTCTAGGAAGTTTTTATTGATGAGGATGCGCTTTGTGAACGTATAGGACAAATGGGAGAtgggaaatatctaagggaaagcttttaccaccgcattgaatgctctgcatcTAACTCTCTGGTCACATTAATGAAGAAGTGATACCTGGACAGtagttttcagccttacagctactccctAGAGACTTTAGGAATGGGCTGACGTgacaaggatcaacaccaacaatctaatctacacgtggaTGGCAGAGATGAAGGCAAagggatagtataaaataggaaGAAGGCAATGAGAGTGGTGATcgagaaattgagagaaaaacattgtagcaatcaaaagttgaacttgtaatcagacttgagaagaaatatataagaactgatatcctcggattgtgccgaggacgattttctttaagttAAACCAACCTATCTTCATTTTCTGGTCATCTGGATCCACCTTGCTTGTTGTCTAACTCGTTAAAGCCCAGTcttccaacccattctctacaaatttattgtattgggctctttgggcctaagTTCATACCTCATTTGGGCTTGGGATCTAAATTGTGTCCTTGCAATTGGCGCTATCTGTGGGAAATTCTGGTGTTGTAGTGAGTCTAACATTTAACTATGGTAGATTCAGGTCTGAATCAGGCAAAATCTATGGGGTCTCAGCGTCAAGATCACTTCCGTAATCTTGAACAAAGAAGGGACCGAGAAGGGAGTGTACATACTACCCATACTAGTATGAGCCAGTCACGGGGTGGGAGCCACCTATCTCATGAAGAAAATGCTAGAAACATGCAACAGGAGATTGATCACTTGTAGAGGAAGTTGAGCCGCGAACGATGGAGGAGAACTCCTTCAagttctatttcttcttctggTGGAGAAGAAGATGGTAGCTACAGGCCCAGATCGAGGACTCCTTCCAGTGAGTCTTTCTCGTGTGATGAGGATCACCACCGTAGGCATAGGGGTAAAAGCCCATCCCATAAAGGTCAGGGAAACGACGCTATGAGTAGGGCATTGAACCAAATTTCCAGATCACCTTTCACACGCAGGATTGAAGCAGGAAAACTTCCTCGACGCTTCACTTAGCCAACATTTACCACGTACAATGGGCGTACAAACCCTGTGGAACATGTAAGCCACTTCAACTAAAGGATGACAGTGCACTCCAAGAATGAGACCTTGATGTATAAGGTATTCTCATCTAGCTTAGGGCCTGTGGCCATGAGGTGGTTTGAGGGCCTGTGGccatgaggtggtttgatggcctGAGTGCAGGttttattgattcttttaaggaGCTCACCCGGACATTTGAATCTCATTTTATTACTTGtagtagggttcctcggccctTAGATTCCGTGTTGTCTATGTCCATACGAGAAGAAGAGACCTTGAAAAAGTACTCGGATAGATACTAGGAGATGTTTAACTAGATTGATGGGGAGTTTGATGATATGGCTATAAGGACCTTTAAGGTCGGCCTGCTCACCGAGCATGATTTGAGAAAGTCCTTGACTAAGAAGCCGGTAAGGAGTGTGCGTCGGCTAATGGATCGTATCGACAAATACAAAGGGTTGAGAAAGACCAACAGCAAGGAAAGGGAAAggctaaggttatccctcaggacATGAGGGATTTCAGGTTGGACAGATACAATAATAGTAGGCCTCGAATGGATTTTGCTGGCAATCTGGGTCTACGGCTCCTTAGGTGGTAAAAATGGTATTCCGCGAGCCAGTATATCAAGTCTTagagaagatcaagaatgagTTATACTTCAAATGACCAAACAAGATGCGAAGAGACCCCATGAGGCGCAACCAAAATCTTCATTGCCAGTACCATCAGGAACGAGGGCATACCACCGAGAACTGTAGAACTCTATGGAATCATCTGGAGCAACTAGTTAGAGATGGAAGGTTACAATAGTTTTTGTATCGACCCAATGGACAAGGAGACCAAGTAAGGTCAGGGGCTCAGGGGAATACTTCTTTAAGGCCCCCTTTGGGcacaattaatgtcatctttgTTGCGCTTGGAGTACTGGTTCTCATCCTTCCAGGGTGATGTCTATAGCTCAGCTACCTGCCGAGGACTCTAATTATGAGCTGAAGAGGGTTAGAGTGGAGGTCCGACTAGCATTAAGCTTTTAGGACGAAGATAAGATTGGAACCATACAGCTACACGATGATACTTTAGTGGTCATCCTTAGGATATGAGGatatgatgtgaagagggtgCTGGTCGACCAAGGTAGTGGCGTAGAGATTATGGACCCTGACTTGTACAAAgggctgaacttgaagcttGAGGATTTGACAACCTATGATTCACCTTTGGTAAGCATTGATGGGAAAGTTGTCATCCCAAGGGGTCAGATTAGATTGCCCGTGCAAGTAGGTCTAGAGGTAGTAGAAGTAgacttcattgtggtggatACTTATTCCCCCTACACTGCCATTGTGGCAAGGACTTGGCTCCATGCCTTAGGGGTTGTCTCTTTAACTCTGTACTTGAAGGTGAAATACCCCTCGGGGGATCAAATTGAAGAGCTTGTAGGGAGTCAATCCATGACTGGGTAGTGCCTTGTGGCTGTAATTATGCATCAACTTGAAGCTTAGTCCTTGGCCTCTGCTGAGTGGGGCTCATAGTAATCAAGGGTTCCGGTCCTATCTATAGATGCGGTGTCGGAAGAGGCAAAGTGTGAGAGGTTGGACGAAATTGCTATAGATGGTGATCTGGAGAAATTTTTTCAGGTCGGAGCTTAGTTGCCTCCTCGGGAGAAGGAAGAACTTTTAGCATTTCTAAGGAGGAATATCGATGTGTTCGTATGGAATGCTGATTAGCCTCTTGGGGTGGATCTAAACTTCATTTGCCATCATTTGAATGTCAACCCAGCTGTCCTCCTTAAGAAGCAACCACCTCGATGCTCATCTAAGGAGCATTCTGATGCTGTTAGGAAGGAGGTGAACAAGTTTAAGCAGGCTGGGCTATTAAGGAAGTCTTCTACCCTAAGTGGTTGGTCAATACAAtagtagtaaagaagaagaatgggaagtggCGGGTGTGTGTGGACTTTACAGATCTGAATAAAGCTTGCCCTAAGGACCCTTTTCCCATGCCTCGGATAGACTAGTTGGTGGATGCCACTATAAGCCATCCCcggatgagcttcctggatgcctttcaagggtacCATCAGATACCTCTAGCTTTGGATGATCAGGAgaagacagcttttgtcacccctattgggaattaccactacaaggtgatgccttttggtctAAAAAATGTAGAGTCTACTTATCAGAGGATGATAACCAGGATATTTGAACCACAACTAGGAAAAAACattgagatttatatatatgacATGGTGGTTAAGAGTAAGTTGGAATCAGAGCATATTAACGATCTCCGGAATATCTTTGAGATCTTGAGGAGACACAAGCTGTAACTTAATGCTTCTAAGTGCTTTTTTGGTGTCGGATTAGTgaagttcttggggtacatgATTACACACTGCGGAATTGAAGTCAACCCTGACCAAATTAAAGTAATTAACAATTTACAACCACCTTGGAATCCCAAAGAGATCCAGAAGTTGACAGGGATGATTGCTGCTCTAAACCAATTCATTTCTCGATCAACAAACAAGTGTAGACCTTTTTTCTAGTTGTTGaacaagtggaaggggtttgaATGGACCAAAGAGTGTGTCTTGGCCTTCCAATAGTTGAAGGAATACCTATCTCGGCCACGTATTATGTCCAGATTCGAAGTGGATgaggttttgtttgtttacatTGTTGTGGCTTCCAGTGTGGTGAGCCTGGTGCTAGTTCTAGTTTGATGTGGTGTACGGAGGCCAGTTTATTACGTGAGtaagtcactacatgaggccgaggtccGTTACCTACCACTGGAGAAGGCCATTTTTGCAGTGGTGCATGCTACGCGTAAGCTACCCCATTACTTCCAATCACACACAGTTGTTGTCCTAACCCAACTTCCACTTAGATCTCTACTTCGAAGTGCTGATTACATAAGGAGGATTGCTAAGTGAGGTACGATCCtggggcttttgatatcaagtacatgcctcgtacctctGTCAAGGGTCAGGTCCTCACTGATCTGATGGCCGAGTTTACTGAAACCCCATTTAAAGAAAAAGctgagaaacaaaaca
This genomic window contains:
- the LOC126694865 gene encoding uncharacterized protein LOC126694865; this translates as MSAASKASWMVAASIGAVEALKDQGVCRWNYPLRSLHQHAKNNIRSYYQAKKLSAQSSSAISSKVNNEKLKQSEESLRKVMYLSCWGPN